Part of the Drosophila kikkawai strain 14028-0561.14 chromosome 3L, DkikHiC1v2, whole genome shotgun sequence genome is shown below.
AGACCGTTGTCTGCTAGCCACGACATCAGAATGTCTATCGCATGGCTACATTTAGTAGAGACGTCTGATAGGTGTTTCTCCACCGTGACAAGCGCGATATCGTCTGCAAAGCCAATTACAGAGCAACCTTCGGGTAGTGGCAGCCTCAGTATGTcgtcatacatgacgttccacagAAGTGGCCCGAGGACTGAGCCTTGGGGTACGCCTCCTGTCACGTGATGTATCTGTTTTCCGGCGTCGGAGCTGTATAGCAGGACGCGGTCCTTGAAGTAATCGGCAATCAGCTGGATAATGTAGCCAGATATGCCGCCACGCTGGAGTGCTTGGAGGATTAGACTCCAATTTGCAGAGTTGAACGCGTTTTTGACGTCCAAGGTGCATACGAGGCAGTACTTCTTGGAGCCTCCttgccatctttcgccttcaatGGCCTTTTCCGCAAGCTGTGTTACCTCGCGGATCGCATCAATGGTGCTTCGCTTCTTGCGGAAACCGTGCTGATGGGTTGATAGGGCACCGCGCTCCTCGATTTCCCTCTCTAGTTTGTTGCCTATGATGCGCTCGAATATTTTGCCAATCGTATTCAGCATGCATAGGGGCCGAAATGAGGACGGGTCGTCGTTCAGCTTGCCAGGCTTCGGGATGAGCACGAGTCTCTGCTGCTTCCAAGCTCTTGGGAAGGTTTTCTCAGCAATGCATGTGTTATACAGCTGCACAAATAGCTTCGGGTAAGCCTTCACTATGGCATGCAGAGCTGCATTGGGAATGCCATCTGGTCCGGGGGCCTTAGATGCTTGGCAGCTTGTCAGCGCGCTAAGGACTTCCTCTTCGCAGGTGGGGATCGGTTCGCCCGCAGCCACGCTGGGTAGTCTTAGTGGCGGCTGTGGCGGGAACAGCGTGTCAACTATTGTTCCCAGATGCTGCTGGGAGGTTGGAGTCGGCTGCCTGGTTAGCTTACCCGTAACCATTTTGTAGGCTGAGCCAAACGGTTCTTTGTCAGCCGCATCGCAAAGCTCCTGGAAACACTTGTGCTTGCTGGTCCTGATCGCCACCTTGAGGGCCTTTTTCATTTCCCTGTACCGTGACTCGTACAGCTCCTGCGTGGTGCGTCCTCGGCTTCTTTGGCATTTCCGCCTTGCAGCGAGACATTTGCTTCTGGCTGAAGCTATTTCCTggttccaccaggggactggtcGCCTTCCGCCTCCCTTGGTGGATTTCTCCATTGCCGCGTCGCAGGCTGCCTTGATCCTGGCGGATATGACATCCGCGCAGGTGTTTGCCTCGCCTGTAATGGTGTTGGCATCCATGCAGCTTAGGAGCACCTCGGAGTTTAGGGTGTGTACCCTGTAGGCAGTTTCCCGGCTGGTTTGGTGAAGCTGATTTTGTCTCGTTTGGAAGACGATTGCCGCGTGATCGCTATAGGTGAGCAGATGGGTGACTTCCCAGTAGCTGTTCCTGGTGAGCTCTGGACTGGCGAAGGTCAGGTCAATGTATGACTCACGACCTGACTTTCTAAATGTGCATCTTCTTCCATCATTTAGTAGGCAGACATCCAGGGTGGAAAAGGCGTCAAGGATGATAGTTCCGCGCTGGGTCGTTCTCGTACTCCCCCAGGCTGTGGACCATGCATTAAAGTCTCCAGCGATTATCACCGGTGATCGTCCGCGAGCATCTTGGGCGATCTCTTGCACTATCTCCCTGAACTCGTCTGTGTGCAAGCTCGGGGCTAGGTAGCAACTGTATATGGTTGTCCCTTGAAACTTAGCCCTGGCATAGCCAGGCCTCGTCGCCCTCTGCGCTAGGTGGCACGGGGGCTGCCCGCAGCTCCAAATGGCTGCGCCGCCATTGGTGCTTTGTTGCCAGACTCCTTCTGGTTTTGGCCGGTAGGGCTCGCTCAGTATAGCGACGTCGATGTTCTGCTCGCTGACCGTCTGGGTCAGTAGATCTTGGGCTGATCTACAGTGGTTAAGGTTGAGTTGAAGAACCCTAACCATTGATATTGTTTTTGGCCGCCTTCACGTACTCGGGGCAGATCCTGCTCAGGGTCGCGTGCTCTGCGTCTCTCGCAGTCTTGCCACCTCGCGTGCATAGAATGCATCTGGGCTTGCCCTGGCACGTATAGTGCTTGTGGCCGGTGCCTCCACATTTAAAACATGCTTCCTGTGTGGCTTTGGCCGTAGCTTCAGAAGCGCGGCATCTTGCCGAGGTGTGACCGAAGCCCATGCATTTATAGCAGCGCCTCGGCTCCAATTTTTCCCGGATGCGGCATACTACCCATCCAATTCGGATCTTGCCCTTCTCGAGCAGTCTCCGCGCGTGCTCGGGTCTCAGGCTTACCGTCGCAATTTGCGTTCCTCCAAACGCTTTCCGCATTCTGGGCGCAGTGTCGCTTGGGATGTCGCAGTCCTCTCCCGCAAATAGTGCCATTGTGACCTCCTCCCCGCTGGTCAAGTCATCAAGATCACGGATCTCCACCTGGACCGTCTCCTGCATGACGGTCACCTCCGCCTTGCCGGAGATGGCCGTTTTGAGGGCCGCTTGCAGCTGCTGTGTGGATGGGTCGAGGGACTTCTGCATCCGTACAAGGAGTCCGCCATTGGCAGTCCTTCGCAGGCCTTGCACGCCTTCCTTGAGTCCTTGGAGTGAGGGCTCCGTCTTAACAATCCTCAGCATGTCTGCATAGGATCCTTCACTGCACTTAATCAGGATGGCATCGGAGCGCTGCTTCCTGGGCTTCATGGTGCGAGGGGCCTGCTCCTCTTTTTGGGCTCTGCTCTCCGCCATTGCGTGGGGTGCTTTGGGCTTTGGCTTGTGCTTGACCTGCTGCCATGCCGTAGTTACACGGCTGCTCGCGGGTGTAGCACTAGGGGCCGTGCCAGACAGCATGGGGGTGGTCTGCTGGCTTGCGCAAGCCGTGGAGCCCTTGGTGTGGCCGCCGGCCAATGACGCGCTGATGTCAAGCTGCAGCTTCTTCATAGCGATCATCGCGTCGATCGTCCCCTGCGTAACGTGGCGGACCaccttcttgttgttgcctttcgTGTCGGTGAACTTGGTCACCATTTCGTCCAGCATTGCGCCCAGTCTCTCCACTAGAACGGCCGTGTTTGCTTCGACCCTTTGCTTCTTGTTGGCCCCCGTTTGCTTTCCATCTGGACTCGCTGCATCCCGGCATCTCTTGGGAGTGGCCACCTCTTCCTCTTCTTCGTCGAAGGTGAATATCGGCGCATGCATTTTCGGCGGCGCTGACATCGGGTGCGTCTCGTTGCTGCCCGCGGGTGGCGAGTGGTGCACCTTTTGCTTCGACCTTTGGAAGCTTAGCAGGAGCTCCTCCTCGGCTCTCGCTATCGCTAGGGCCTGGGTCTCATCGTCCCGGCCTGTTGGCTTAGCCTTGCTCATCGCACCTGCTCCTTTTTTGGGATCCCTCGGTGCACAGGGATTTCCCCCAGCGGATGCTTGATGAGAGTTATACCGCTCCTTCTCGGTCCCCAGAGCCCCTTTTGAGGCCGCCGCAGCGGAGGGGTTGGATGATGGCCAGATCCGCGGCCTTCTGCCtttttttcccaaatgggGCCAGGTGCGGAAACTGGGACCGTGTAGATTGGCCTTCCAGCTGCTCGTGCAAGTTGCGGGTTAAATTAAAAGGCCAGCACTTGgcttaacttttaatttaaattttcgaatTTGCGCGGGCTGATCTCGTTTTCCAACACTACTTGAGGTAGGGCTGGAAGCTTGGCCGCGAGCGCTTTCCAACACTAAATGTGTCGTGCTGTTAAGCGCGGCTGTAGAAGCTCCTGCGTTGGCGTTGCGCAACACTACGATCAGCTGCGatcagctgtgtgtgtgtggcaaaaGAAAACGCGGGGAAAAAAGGCTCGTGGAAAGTGGAAACCGCGAAAGAGTAGTGAAAGTGGAAGGCGTTTTGCTGGGAAGAGAGGTGAGAGATTCCCCCTCCCCTTACCTCCAGGTTCCTGCGCCGATCTGGATGCCGGGACTTTTGGGCGTCTGGAGCCCAGTGGAAGCCGAAATCCAGGCACGATCCGGGTACGTAGCTATGACCCTAGGAGTCTCGCACTACACTTGCACACTTTTTCCAGGATGTCTGGCACTTTTTAACAGTCTTTAAAGGATAGACTAGCGGAGCGCGTAGAAAACACAACTTGTACGTATCACTCTCGACGTGTGTCGCCTGCTCTccgagtgtaggtgtgtgtgtgtgtgtgtgcgggatctagagatgtgagaacggggaaccaaagataactactaattcttgactacgcttaaattctgtacaactagaagatgattatagtgcgaaacttggctgcttaaatatacagagcttattttacaaaaacaatagagaatgattatatacaaagcttatgtttacaaagggcgaagtgattaaagtattatacgaaattatttccaaaaacTTAGTTTACAAAGCGAGAATAAtttgggcgtttgccggtttgtttttgatttcgctgctggctgcggcggctctccatgagcgttggcggcagtggttattgccgtcggctactgttgttgtcgctgccggctcctgaccgctgttgttgttgtttttgggcgctgctgacgctgttgttgttcgctgctgacgctgttgatattcgctgctggcgctgttgatattctTCGGCTGACGTTgcctctgctgttgttgttggctgctgatgctgttgttgctttcggcggctggcgcggttgccgttgtagttggccgccagtatttgtgggaagtcgaacgactcctcacaacccttgcagggtattataatttcagtcagaagtttgcaacgcagtgaaggagacgtttccgaccctataaagtatatatattcttgatcagcatcaacagccgagtcgatctagccatgtccgtctgtccgtctgtccgtccgtctgtctgtttctacgcaaactagtccctcagttttaaagctatctgaatgaaactttgcatatagtcttcttctcactgctatatatgtcggaacgggccggatcggacgactatatcatatagctgccatac
Proteins encoded:
- the LOC138928284 gene encoding uncharacterized protein, with the translated sequence MTILLNSIRRLSKCLIGKAKETVSLLIYPDNVQDVIEELEFSWKANLHGPSFRTWPHLGKKGRRPRIWPSSNPSAAAASKGALGTEKERYNSHQASAGGNPCAPRDPKKGAGAMSKAKPTGRDDETQALAIARAEEELLLSFQRSKQKVHHSPPAGSNETHPMSAPPKMHAPIFTFDEEEEEVATPKRCRDAASPDGKQTGANKKQRVEANTAVLVERLGAMLDEMVTKFTDTKGNNKKVVRHVTQGTIDAMIAMKKLQLDISASLAGGHTKGSTACASQQTTPMLSGTAPSATPASSRVTTAWQQVKHKPKPKAPHAMAESRAQKEEQAPRTMKPRKQRSDAILIKCSEGSYADMLRIVKTEPSLQGLKEGVQGLRRTANGGLLVRMQKSLDPSTQQLQAALKTAISGKAEVTVMQETVQVEIRDLDDLTSGEEVTMALFAGEDCDIPSDTAPRMRKAFGGTQIATVSLRPEHARRLLEKGKIRIGWVVCRIREKLEPRRCYKCMGFGHTSARCRASEATAKATQEACFKCGGTGHKHYTCQGKPRCILCTRGGKTARDAEHATLSRICPESAQDLLTQTVSEQNIDVAILSEPYRPKPEGVWQQSTNGGAAIWSCGQPPCHLAQRATRPGYARAKFQGTTIYSCYLAPSLHTDEFREIVQEIAQDARGRSPVIIAGDFNAWSTAWGSTRTTQRGTIILDAFSTLDVCLLNDGRRCTFRKSGRESYIDLTFASPELTRNSYWEVTHLLTYSDHAAIVFQTRQNQLHQTSRETAYRVHTLNSEVLLSCMDANTITGEANTCADVISARIKAACDAAMEKSTKGGGRRPVPWWNQEIASARSKCLAARRKCQRSRGRTTQELYESRYREMKKALKVAIRTSKHKCFQELCDAADKEPFGSAYKMVTGKLTRQPTPTSQQHLGTIVDTLFPPQPPLRLPSVAAGEPIPTCEEEVLSALTSCQASKAPGPDGIPNAALHAIVKAYPKLFVQLYNTCIAEKTFPRAWKQQRLVLIPKPGKLNDDPSSFRPLCMLNTIGKIFERIIGNKLEREIEERGALSTHQHGFRKKRSTIDAIREVTQLAEKAIEGERWQGGSKKYCLVCTLDVKNAFNSANWSLILQALQRGGISGYIIQLIADYFKDRVLLYSSDAGKQIHHVTGGVPQGSVLGPLLWNVMYDDILRLPLPEGCSVIGFADDIALVTVEKHLSDVSTKCSHAIDILMSWLADNGLSLAEQKTEAVLISSRKIVEKVNFRVGSTTIESSPTVKYLGVLIDHRLNYKCHLEYAAAKASKATAAISRMMANTRGPRQHSRRLISTVVTSTLLYAAPIWSEAMLVASYSRQCRTVYRRCALRISSCFCTVSEEAALVVAGSIPIDLLAAERRTGNSGSRTQRSTTVARWQARWDNASTGRWTHRLIPDLDQWIHRRHGFKHEADPSCDYCGGASVADAEHAFFECPLFRAEREAAEATTNRRLTPETIIGCMLETPSNWDAVTDMAATVMRELRRREQTRRTEGLR